AGCGTTTTCTGGCCAGCCTCCAGATAGGCAAGTTCGTCCGTTTCAAAGCGCTCGCCATTGATTTCGCATGCTCCGGTCAGTGCAAGGATGCCGTATTCAAACTCCGAGTCCAGGTCCAGTTCAAGCGTCTGGGCCAGTTCGCAGAATATGTCCACGCCAACGAGTGGTGAGTACTGCAGGGTGTCTGCCGTTCTGCCGTTAAAGTGGCCGGTCAGTAGCGTCCAGGTTGCTCCCTGGTTCTGCCAGCAGGGTAGGGAAGAATAATGATCAAATCGTGGAGGCACATCCCGGTCTGCCTCGGGCAGCGCGATCCAAAGCTGGGCCGCGTGCAGTGTCCGGTCGCCGAAGAGTGACTCTTCGGTGTGACTGATCCCGTGGCCGGCGGTCATCAGGTTGACCTCGCCCGGCCGAATGGGCTGGGCGGTGCCCAGGCTGTCCCGGTGCAGAAGTTCGCCCTGAATCATCCAGGTGAAGGTTTGCAGCCCGATATGGGGGTGCGGACCGACACGCAGCCCCTGCTGAGCGTCGTCGAAGGTGACCGGGCCGATGTGATCGAGAAAGCACCAGGCACCGATCTGGCGCCGGCCGCGGGTGGGGAGGTTTCGGGCCACGGGAATGCCGCCCACTTCTCCGGTCCTTGGCTGAAAGCGTTGCGTCATGTTTTCCGCCTTTGACAGTGAAACTTCAGCATGGTCTGCACACAAGGAAACGGCAAGCCCCTTTTTTCAGAGGCAATCGGGCTGAACGTATCAGAAATTTGATGGCCCGGGTTGTCGGCTTATGGTTAGCTGGGTAATTATGCGGTGTTGCCAACCAGGCCGGAGCGTCCTGGTTTTACAAACAATGATTATGAAGGAGTCCTGCCTTGTCTGATCTTGCCACCTACGAAAGCTTCACTGTTGAAGTCCGGAATTACGTTGCCCATGTCCAGTTCAGCCGTCCGGATGTGTTGAACACGATGAACAAGGCGTTCTGGCTCGAGCTGCCGAGATGTATGCAGGATATTGAAGCCAATTCCGACGCCCGGGTCATCGTGATTTCCAGCACCGGCAAGCATTTTTCGGCAGGCATGGATCTGGGTGTGTTCAGCGATCCGAAGGCGGTACCGATGAGTGGTGATCCGGGACGTATGGCAGAAAATCTCCGGCGCGTTGTCCTGCAGCTTCAGGACACCCTGACGTCGCTTGAGAAAGTTCGCCTGCCGGTTCTCGCGGCCATTCACGGTGGTTGCATTGGCGGTGCCCTGGATCTGGTGTGTGCGGCCGACAGCCGGTACTGCACCGAAGACGCCTATTTCACTATCAAGGAAACCGAGCTGGGCATGACGGCGGACGTTGGCACTCTGCAGCGGCTGCCGAAACTGATGCCGGAAGGCGTGGTCCGCGAACTGGCCTACACCGGTCGCAAGTTCTCTGCCCGGGAAGCCCAGAACCTGGGCTTCGTGAATGCGATCTATCCGGATCAGGAGGCGTTGCTTGAGGCGGTCATGGATATCGCCGGCCAGATCGCGGCCAATTCACCCCTGGCGGTCACCGGATGCAAGGAGATGCTCAACTACAGCCGTGACCACTCGGTCGAAGACAGCCTTCGCTACATGGCGACCTGGCAGGCGGGCATGTTCCGCCCTGGCGACATGATGACCACCTTCCAGGCCAAAGCCCAGAAGAAGGTTCCGGAGTACGGTGACCTGCTTCCGGTGAAAGGCCTGTTCGAGTCCTGAATGGCTGTGGGACGCGCCCGGTCTGGAATCTCCCCACTGTCCGCCCTGATGTTTCAGGGTGGCATTGGGGTGGTGGGGCTGGTCGCGATTCTCGCGTTCGGCATCCCGGTTCAAAATGACGGGCTGTCCTGGCGACAAGGTATTGCCTGGGGCTGCCTGGGGGCCTTCGCAACCTATGGCGTGCTGATTGCGCTTACCCGCATCCCCGGCCTGTTCCCGGACAATCTTGAACGCCAGATGAGAAACCTCCACGACTTTGCGGCCAGTTTTGGTGCCGCGGTTCTGGTGGCGTTATCGGTTGTGGCCGGGGTCGGGGAGGAATTATTGTTCCGGGGGGCGGTGCAGGGCTGGCTCACGGGCAGCCTCGGTGAAGTGACCGCCATCGCCGTTGCCTCATTGCTGTTTGGCCTGGTGCACTACATTTCCTTTACCTATTTTCTTGTTGCGACAGGGCTTGGATTGGTGCTCGGCTCCGCCTATGCACTGTCAGACAGCCTCGCCATGGTCATGATCTGGCATGCGGTGTACGACATGGTCGCGCTGTTCTGCCTGCTGCGTTTCCCGCACTGGTTTGGCGTGTCGCCGCGACATCACCCCTAGTGGGTATCCTCCTGCGGTGCGCTCTTCCGCGCTTCAAAGCTGGCGAGCTCAACGTTGATGGCGTTGGTGGAAATCTGGATCTCGTAGAGCGAGTACAGGAGTGAGAAAGATAGCAGAACCAGGCTGATGCCGAAGGCCACGATGCCAGGCATCTCCGCGCCCAGGAACAACAGGAACATGGACACGGTGCACAGGAAGAAACTCAGGACGCCATAGGCCTGCATGCGCTTGGTCAGCACAATGCGTTTGCGCAGCATGTTGATCTGGCGGGCAATCAGCCCATGGTCTTCCTCTGTGTCCATCTGTTTCAGCTGACGGATGAGCTGGGCAAGAACCAGAAAGCGATTGGTGTAGGCCAGCAGCAACAGGGAGATTGCCGGGAACAGCAGGGCAGGCGTTGTCAGGTCCAAAATCGGTTCCTTGTCTTTTCGGATAGAGGGGCCTCTTCACCGGACGCCCGATACGATACGCCGGTGAGATGCAACCGGCCTGTTGTAAATATAGACCCAGGCTGAGCCGTGCTGTGTTGCCATGCGGGTGCGCAGGTACAGGCTCTCTTTCGGTGCCGCCGGGAAGTAGTCCTCCAGAATGTCCAGATCCGCAAGGGTGCGGTCGTCGATGGCATACACCTCAACCAGAACCCCCTTCGAGGCCCTGACC
This region of Marinobacter arenosus genomic DNA includes:
- a CDS encoding pirin family protein, whose translation is MTQRFQPRTGEVGGIPVARNLPTRGRRQIGAWCFLDHIGPVTFDDAQQGLRVGPHPHIGLQTFTWMIQGELLHRDSLGTAQPIRPGEVNLMTAGHGISHTEESLFGDRTLHAAQLWIALPEADRDVPPRFDHYSSLPCWQNQGATWTLLTGHFNGRTADTLQYSPLVGVDIFCELAQTLELDLDSEFEYGILALTGACEINGERFETDELAYLEAGQKTLTVICEPSTQLLLIGGEPLDKEVVMWWNYVGYHKEEIVQAEQDWDAESLRFGTIPEWQGERLQGPRSPWRR
- a CDS encoding crotonase/enoyl-CoA hydratase family protein, translating into MSDLATYESFTVEVRNYVAHVQFSRPDVLNTMNKAFWLELPRCMQDIEANSDARVIVISSTGKHFSAGMDLGVFSDPKAVPMSGDPGRMAENLRRVVLQLQDTLTSLEKVRLPVLAAIHGGCIGGALDLVCAADSRYCTEDAYFTIKETELGMTADVGTLQRLPKLMPEGVVRELAYTGRKFSAREAQNLGFVNAIYPDQEALLEAVMDIAGQIAANSPLAVTGCKEMLNYSRDHSVEDSLRYMATWQAGMFRPGDMMTTFQAKAQKKVPEYGDLLPVKGLFES
- a CDS encoding CPBP family intramembrane glutamic endopeptidase: MAVGRARSGISPLSALMFQGGIGVVGLVAILAFGIPVQNDGLSWRQGIAWGCLGAFATYGVLIALTRIPGLFPDNLERQMRNLHDFAASFGAAVLVALSVVAGVGEELLFRGAVQGWLTGSLGEVTAIAVASLLFGLVHYISFTYFLVATGLGLVLGSAYALSDSLAMVMIWHAVYDMVALFCLLRFPHWFGVSPRHHP
- a CDS encoding DUF2721 domain-containing protein; amino-acid sequence: MDLTTPALLFPAISLLLLAYTNRFLVLAQLIRQLKQMDTEEDHGLIARQINMLRKRIVLTKRMQAYGVLSFFLCTVSMFLLFLGAEMPGIVAFGISLVLLSFSLLYSLYEIQISTNAINVELASFEARKSAPQEDTH
- a CDS encoding gamma-glutamylcyclotransferase family protein; translation: MKHLVAVYGTLKRGGSNSQWLRGATYLGEDSLPGLTLYDLGPYPGAVVRASKGVLVEVYAIDDRTLADLDILEDYFPAAPKESLYLRTRMATQHGSAWVYIYNRPVASHRRIVSGVR